The region TGGAGCACAGCTTGGAGCACAACATAACTGCCTCATTTTTATTTCAGCCTTCAGGAAGCACAATTGGCTTATAAAATCCTACCCTGCAAAAAACGTAATTCACACTTGCCTTTAAGCCATGCCATTAGACTTACCTTTTAATATTTGAAGTCTCTTCCCACAGGACTAATAAAAACCTATTAAACCCAGCGTGTTTCGTTTCCAGCCTTGTTTACCGTTTAAATCGAATGCACTCCTGGGTCTCCTCTAAGCCAGGGTCTCATGACGGGCAAAATTAATTTCTAAAGCACATTTTATGAAGAAAGCAGCTGAAATAAGCACTGTTTCTGTTAGACACAGGGTCCAGAATTAAGACCAAGTGATGTAAAcccaagaaaataatgtgcaCATGGCTGCTACTGAAACATTTAAAGCATCAAAAGATAAAACAGACTTCATACTCATTAGCAGTGGCCAGATTGAGAATATAAATGTGCAGAAAATACATAGAACATGGATCTCTGTTCTGTAAAAGTTTGCGCTTTGAATCTTCAATTACAGAACTGCAATGCTGCAATCCAAACACTGGCATGACTGACAAGTTTATTCAACTGTTTATGTATTCATGTAGGAAATGAAACTAAGCTTTTATACTGCACTGCTGTGGACTAACGGATGAGCAGATAATTATCCatccagaaaagcttaaaatgctcaaaaaCTGGTGAATTTTTTTTGCTTCCAGCCCTTTTCTCCATCATTATATAATTCTTATACATGCTGTGACAGTTCACCTTCATCTGAAATACTAaacagaaccacacacacacacacaccttgtgaCTACCAGCATCATCTGCAATACCTAAATTGTCAATTATTAGCCTTGGCATGTGGGAAAACCGTGTTTAAACTGTCTAAGCGTTCAATAGACGAACACACTGGACAAACAGAGCCTCCTTAGGGCAATCTGTCCTGAAGCTGCCCTACTCACTTACCCTCAATCACCCCATAATTGCTTCCTGTCTGACTCATGCCCGCTGGTGCATTTGTCTCGTGCCTTTTACTTCTCACTACGTTATCATTTAATTATGTATATTAAATGACTATTTCCATCGAACCTCCCCTGTTCCACTGTCCCCTGTCTTTTGTATTCCTGTTGATTTTTCCAGTCCTGTATTTGCACTAAATAATGCAGTGATTTTCAACCTCTGAAGGCCTCACGCTGAAGTGCTCTCCACTTTGTGTAATATTGTGGTGCAACAATGCGACTACACAGTGACACAGACTGGACTTCAGACGAACACGCACATGCACAGAATTCTTTTTGGTTTAATagcttttttaatgttttgctgTTCTCTGACAAATCCTGCAGTGCTTTGGTATCTCTCTGAGTCTTTAAACAGATTTCCAATAGGTAACAATATACTCTTTTGATAAGGCTACATTTTGACATTTTAACCAAGGTGTACACTTCTTTTACATAGAAAATCATTTATGacgagtctgtgtgtgtttatatcacAGCAACACAGCATGTACGACACGACCAGGTTAAGATTTGTTGGTTTACTtgctatgttttatttatttattacgattttaatgtcatgttttacacacactttggttacattcatggctgcgtgtctttggactatgggaggaaactggagctcccaggggAAAGCCACGCAGAGAACATGTacactccagacagaaaggacccggaccgccccacctggtcaAATCCAGCTTTTTACActgaaccaccgtgccgcccttactTGCTATGTGGAAGTACCAAAAGTATTGTATTGTGCTTAACACCAGGTACTTTTGTTATCTCTGTTCTTAGGTTTGTGACACATTAGCACAGCGATAATTACACAGTTCCAGAACTGCGTTGCTTTAGTTTTACCAAGCTGTGTTGTGACTTAAAAAATTCAAAgctattatatacatttataaacattaCAGATAGCAAAACAGTCCGTATCACTTTAGCATCACAGAGCTTTTTTACCTGTTAttagaaaaagaagaaagaaaaagaaagaaagattacAGTAGCAAACTGCAATGACTGATAATCTAGTTCATAGTTCATTTGCTGGATAACATGGTGATAAAAACACTTAAAGCCGCTGTGTAAAGTTTATCTGTTAAAATGTAACAAGGTGTACACTTAACACTCCTtctgcgagtgtgtgtgtgattgtacatgtatgagtgtgtgtgtgttctgtagcATTTGTATGCTGTTACCTGTACATCAGTATCAGTACTGTAGAACAGAAGTAAAGCTTAAATAAAGACGCATTCAGGCgcgatattccgctagcacaccagagccgagattctgaactcctcggtttgaaactcgacgttgccaccagtcggctgggcgctatCTAGCAGGCtttattggcagtgcctgcagggagggatgaccggactatgtgggtggagtcttcaaaacgctgtgtaaggaccctgatcagCAGATAGAAAGGCGCCTGCAGCGGAGGACGAagtgactacactaaattgggagaaaaatgggagaaaatgtattaaatagaaaaaaacagatgCATTTGTTATATGAAGCTGTTATTTACTCTGGAGTAAAGATTTCAGTTTTCCTACTCActtttgttgatattaacagGCAGATAAAAgttgatgtacagtgtatatatttttaaccttGCAGATTTCAAGCCAGCAGTTTTTTTTATAGAAGTTATTTGTTCCAGTTGTTTACTTTCAGAAAAATAactgtttaaattaaaaattattttattatttattaaatagctaataaatacctttatttaaatgatcagCCAAGCTGAAGTGCATTGTTTACTGATGCATTGTCCTTACTTACATGTTAAGCAATATCAAGTGCTTCATGGTCGACGAGACTTAATGAAAGCTGACAAGACATTTGGGAAAGTCTTCATGTTGTGGGCATATTCATGTTGTGTGCATATTTTACATTCTCACTTTTGGGTGTTTATTGTTCTTATATATTATTCTCTCATTATAGTGTGAATTCTTGCATAACAGCTTTGTACAATGCAGTGATTGTCGTGGTATTACGCACGTTTCTCATGCCACAGCGTGGCCTCCAGTGTGAGGGAGTGTTGaaagaaaaataacatttttgttttgctcTTTGACAGGACAATGGGCCCTAGCTGAACACCACCAGTGAAAGAGAGAGCAGAGGATTAGAACTGCGATGGATATCTCCTCAGCGGATCCCTCCGCCATAGCCGAGCTCTGGGGCAACCTTTCCCTTCCGGGTTTCTTCCTTAATGAGACATTTTTTAATGAAACGTGCCTATTTAACACCTCTAACTGCACCAATGGAACCAGCGTGGGAAGCCGGCCCGGCATTGGCGTGGCTGGTGTCCTCATCCCGCTCATCTACATAATCGTCTGCATCATTGGCTTGGGTGGAAACACTCTGGTCATCCATATTGTCCTTCATTACTCCAAGACTGAATCTGTGACCAACATTTACATTCTTAATCTGGCCATTGCTGACGAACTCTTCATGCTTGGCCTGCCATTCCTGGCTGTCCAGAATGCCATGATGTCCTGGCCCTTTGGGTCCTTCATGTGCCGCCTGGTCATGACTGTAGACGGCATCAACCAGTTTACTAGCATTTTCTGCTTGACAGTGATGAGTATCGACCGCTACCTGGCAGTGGCCCACCCCATCCAGTCATCCAGGTGGAGGAGGCCGCAGGTGGCCAAGGCTGTCAATGGCTCAGTCTGGGCCATGTCATTCCTGGTGGTCCTGCCCATGGTGATCTTCGCTGGTGTTTTCGAGGAGGGAGGCACGTGTAACATCAACTGGCCCGAGTCTTGCAAGATCTGTCGGGCGGCATTCATTATCTACACCTCTACTGTCGGATTTTTCTTCCCCTTGCTGGTAATCTGCATGTGCTACTTGCTGATTGTGGTAAAAATACGCAGCTCGAGCAAGAAGGTGCACGCCACCTCGAGCAAACGTCGCAAGTCCGAGCGCAAGGTCACCCGCATGGTGGTGATAGTAGTCGCCGTATTTGTGTTCTGCTGGCTGCCTTTCTATGCCCTGAACATCATCAACCTGATTGTATTTCCTCCTCCCAGTGAGCTACAGGGTCTCTATTATTTTGTGGTGGTACTATCCTATGCCAACAGCTGCGCCAACCCTATTGTCTACAGCTTTCTGTCTGATAACTTTAAGCGGGGCTTCCGAAAAGCTCTGTGCCGCTCGTCGAGAAAGGTGGAGAGTCACGAACTGACAGATCGTCAGGAGCAGGAGGAGCGCAAGCAAATACTGATGCCCCGTGAAAGCCTGCGGAGGGCCGTCAGAGAGGACGAAgacgaggaagaggaggaggacagGGAGGAAGTGACTGAGGTGACTGAAATCTGCAAGATCACTCAGAATGGAAATGGCAGTGGACAAAGTGCTCGTGCTTTGCTTCTGGAGAGGACCTTAGCTCCAGGGCTGTCTGAGCCCAGTTCTCCGAGAGGAGACGGGTTTGGGAAAGGCTCTGGTTTTGTGCCGACCACAGCCTTGCTAAATGGGGCAAAAAACGGCAGTGTAAAGCCCCTGCCGGAGGAACCGGTTGAGAAGAAGACGTCACTGGAGATCAGCTACTTGTAAATTCCCTGTGTGTTACTTGAACTAGAGCCACAGTATTTATATTGTAGATGTTTCTACCCACACAACTGGACTGTCATACAAGTTTCCAGTTTAAGCTTGTCTTTACTTATTTGTAATGCTCATTGAAACTGAATTATGGAACACATCTTAGTGACCTTAGTCTTGTGGAGCCAGATGTGATGTCATAATTATATTACATGTCTGATGTGATAAGTTGTTCATTAATCAATCTAAACCAACAGAGGCAACATCCGCACAagggcattaagtttcagatatactgtatgtttaccTTCATGCTTTATTTATCTCCTACCCTGTTCATACAGACGAAGGTTAACGGTTAAGGTTTCTTAAATTTGTAGCAAAGCAATGTTGCGATTACCAGTAGGAATTGAGCATTGAGTGATACAATATATCCTACATAAGATGTGAGTTTTTACACTcacggtccattttatcagctccacttaccatatagaagcactctgtagttctacatttactgactgtagtccatctgtttctctgcatgctttgttagccctcgttcatgctgtttttcaatggtcaggacccccacaggaccaccacagagcaggtattatttaggtggtggatcattctcagcactgcagtgacactgacatggtggtggtgtgttagtgtgtgttgtgctggtatgagtaaatcagacacagcagcgctgctggagtttttaaacactgtgtccactcaccgtccactctattagacactcctacctagttggtccaccttgtagatgtaaagtcggagacgatcgctcatctattgctgctgtttgagtcggtcatcttctagaccttcatctgtggtcacaggacgctgcccacggggcgctgtaggcttgatatttttgattggtggacaatttgcagtccagcagagacagtgaggcatttacaaactccatcagcgctgctgcatcttatccactaataccagcacaacacacactaacacaccagcaccatgtaagtgtcactgcagtgctgagaatgatccaccacccaaataatacctgctttgtagtaaTCTTGAGAGAGTCCTGccaattgaagaacagagtgaaagggggcttataaagcatacagagaaacagatggactacagtcagtaattgtagaactacaaagtgcttctatatggacagtgtagaaacaagaaggtggttttaatggtatggctgattggtgtattattGAGATGTCGAACTTCTGTAAATAGACGGCAACAAACACAGATTTCCTGTCACATTGAGTGCACAGGCAGTGACGGACTTCGCAGGGATGAAATTTATAGACGAGCGATTTCCCTCCAGGATCTTTATTTTTAGAAGGAACACGTCTGATTTGTGCTCAAATAGTTTTTTCATCCATTTGCTCTGTGGATACCAGCCAGTAAAGTACGCTGTACTGTCATGGCATTTGCATTTTTTCAATTGACTGGGGGAAAAGCCGTCGGTCTGAacgtagggtgtgtgtgtgggggggggtatAATACATTTCTGATCATGCTTGCTTCCTTGTCCATGTGACCAACAGTCTTGTCATAAGTCAAACAACACTAAAAGGAATGCATAGGGGAATTACTGATTGCCCTGATGCATTACAAACTGCATAATGTGTTTTGTTTAGCATGTGGTAATAAGGCAAACAAAACCTTTACAGCACATAACGTGATTGACTTGTTAAGTTGATGTGTTGAGTTGGCACTAGCAGTCTCAACTTTGCTTTAAATTGAAACATCAATTGATGGTTAAACTGGAATTAAATTTCTTTGTTACTGACAGTATTGATCTAacaaatattgatttatttattctgggttaattagttaattattTCAATATTTAACTTGATGTTCTGTTCAGTCCAACAAAATGTGCTTTGGGACACAGCCTGTTTCAGTCACTGTCActgatttaatttcatttaattaaaagtaaatttaAGTTCGTTGCCATTTGAAGAAATCGATGCTCCATCTCAGCCTTCAGGTTTTCTGCTAGTCTCTACTGCTAGGAGCTTTGAAtcttctcctcatgtctgtctgggtttcctctgggtatgTGAGTTTTCTCCTTCCTTTCAGAttgattggctgctttaaattgccccAGGTATGAATACAAATGTAGCAGAAAATACAAGCCTGTCCGTCTTATTAATTTTCTCTTGATTTAGCTCAAACTGACAGAATTATAATTATATCCATTATTCTTTTTCGCAGTGAATAGAAcagaaacattacatttaaattccgACTGATcagaatatttaaaataattaaacaaaaatattggTACTCTTAGCTTAATATTTCATATCTAAATCTTTGGAGACACTGACTGCTGTTTTCTGTAACTCTTAACTAGACTCCTGCACTTATCTGAAAGTAGTTCGACCAACTCTTTAGTTCGACTTACTTCCAGCTTTCTCATGTTTGAGAACTGTACCTTTTTGCAACTGCAATTTTCAGTTATTTTTACGAAGGTTCCATATCAAGATGTTTAATAAGATGTTTGCTTAGGTTAAAACCTTTCGCAGTATTCCTTTAGAAACTCAGTCGCTTCTAAGACTGGCAAAATTGTCAGTTTTTTTCTTCACATATAATGGCTCTGAGTGCCTCCCATTACAACCGTCCAGCGCTCTCAGTATTCCACCCACTCAACAAGACTCTGACACACAGAGATGTTTGTGCCCGATCCTGGAGTTTAGCACATTTGACATTCAAAGCGTTTTTCGTGAAAGAGCTGTAAGTAAACCACTATCCGCCCACTTAGATTATAAAGGGTTTCTGTACAAAGACTAAATCAACCAAACTACAATCCACTACCGGCTTATTTTAAGCTTTTACACAGTCTCATACAAGTGACTTAAAGTGGCAGGTAAACGCAGCCTGGTGTTCCTGATGCCTTACTAACAATTCTTTTAACAGTTTTAGTgtcattgtttaaaaataaaaagacaaaagacGACGTCCAATTGTAGCAAAATATGGTCTGGTCCTACAATAATAACATTAGCATTTCATTGAGATGATATTTTTAGCAGGATACAGATACTGTGTGCTACACCCAATCAATGCAATTAACAAAGCTATTTGCAGTCAGGAGCCGCTAACGGAATACACATGGCTGTTTATTCTCATCAATCCTGGAAGGTTAATAAGGCCATATGCAAATTAAATCCACTTGGGTGGCAGTGGCATGAGATTCTTATTGCCGCACAGCctccgattattaattttgtgaAGCTTGACAGCCCTCCTATGGCATCTCATTCTGTGGGTTACTTAATTTTACTTACACCTGACACAACATGACAGTTGGTGGACTGGCTTTTCTTAATGAACTCTAGATAAGTGAAGGTATAATGATGCCCAGTTTCCAGGACAGACTTTAAACTTCAAAATGAAGTGGCTACTAAagatttaataaatgaaatccaTAATCTTTCCATCATTCATCAGAAATATAAAGCATCTGTTAAAACAGCCAATCTCAAGATCCAAATGTTTGATGATCATGTAGATAAGAAACAACCTTAACACGCTACAAGGGCCCTAGCTTTTAAAAGactcatttaaataatttttgaaGCCTCTTTCAATACACTACAGTACCCTGATTTGATACATCTCATCAGATTTCCAGAACCATATCCATTGTAAAGATGAAACTAATGTGGGTGTGTGCTTTTTAGTTTGGACTTTATCTTTATAACCAATTAATCAATCACCATAGAGGAGTTTTGATCAAATCAAGTATAAAACCTGCACCCTTCGCTGGTTTTCTGAATCATTTAAGTGGATAGCTTCACATTTCCCCAGAAGGCTTCAGTATAACAAGACGTTCATGGTTGACGCAATTATAACAGACAAACAAGGAAATATGCAagtctgtttctgtacaggtttCTGCTTGGGCTATTCGTGAAGCTATGGCAAGACATTAAGAGAGCTATGCATCAGCATATGCCCCCAAATATTAATAAACTGAATCAGTGATATGCAAAATCGAGCAAAGTAATTTGAGAACCTCATAAATCAAACACAAAATGATGATCAAGTTATTTCTTATAAATGTGGTTCTACTTCTTTACACTCTGCACTGGCAAGAATGTAACCACTGTGGCATAAGGCTTATGTACCAATCTGATACAAATGGTTAATCGTTTATGGACCAAAACCAGTGTAGTAAAAAAGTGGAATCGGGTGTAGTTGTTCTGTTTGGTAAAAATCTGCAGGTacgggcacccaggtggcacagcgggatgttctgctagcacaccagtgccaagattctgaactccatgGTTCTAAACTCGGCATTGGcatcggtcagctgggcgccatctagcgggcataattggcagtgcctgcagcagacatgtctctgctagggcgggatgaccggactaagtgggtgggatgaccggactaagtgggtggggtcttcaaactctgtgtaaggaccctgattagcagatagagaggcacctgtgcacagtgcatgggtgaaaaaggattccgctaagggctgcatgcgggtcggaggaggcgtgagcagcaatataccctcctcgactgtgtggaatacaaactgactacgctaaattggggggaaaatggaagaaaatgcagaaTGCAGGAATATTATACTAACATTGTCAACTGTCTGATGTGACTAATTTACCATATGTAGATgcattaaataatacataatttatttttttaatttattaaacatcAAAAACTAAACTCtcttatatggacaaaagtatttacattgtAGGAGCTCATTTGGCAGgagttacagctgcaagtcttcttTAAAATTTCTATTAATGATACAATGCGGTCTAAGGTTTATACCATACaaataatattcatttttactgcattttacttaaCGCTAACCCGACGTATTATTATCTGGTGATTTTGTACTCATGCAGACGTTGTATAAAAGTAACCTGGCTTTCTCCTGTGTGTGAAGTGCACTCATTAGACATACTGGTTATTATAATAGTGTgctatttggaacacagcctctTCTAATGTTCTAGTAATGTTTATCATCTTGCTTTCAGAATGAACACATTGTTCTGTTTTCTTAAATAGTTGTTGTTCCCGTTCACCTTTAAGCTAGAATCACCAGAGTAAAATTGTAGCTTAGGGAGACTAAGTGCTTCTGCACTGATCATCATTACCACTACCCttgtttattgtcattatttttattattattattatctgatgCCCGAGTGCCGGTGTGAATTTTATTCCACTCTTATTATCTCTTATTTTTGTGCACAGCCATGCACAGATGAGATGACTGGCCACCTGATTGTTATAAATCTTAAATTTTTCATTGCTTTTACCCACCAAGGACCACTCACacaaatggcaaaggttcactAATAGGCAAAAATATTATAGCATTATTCATCTTTGGCCCAGacgtctgtgtttgtgtgggccCTTTTACAAACAAAGCAATTAGTTAATTAAACAATAGctcattgttgttgtttttcttttcttattgtTCTTTCTTGTGCAGTCTTACGCTTATCCGCCTACATAGAGAAAATATGTATAAACTGTATACATTATCTTGTGTTCTGAGAGTCAGTGAGCCATTTGGTAcccttattttaaaaatatgtggtgtttttattattttttttattgtctgtttatGTTTTTGCAGAACTGTGTAGAGACAGTGAATGGTAAATCCTGCACTAAATCAAgtcctttatttatatttatgtgtaaaaaggtggggTACAGCTACTCCAAATTTTAAAGTTTTATATTTCATAGAAAAGAGtcaaataaatatatgtttGCCAGCACTgtgcttttctcttttctttattaatttctaCAGTTTAATTATAAATCCATTTGACTAGAAACTAAAAAGGTTTTTCTTTCTATTGTTTAATACTTGATAGCAGTTGACAAAGTTATTCTTTGTAATGAAAAGAAGAGTTTGTTCAAAGAGAAATGGGATTAAACTTTTGTTCTGTTTTAGTATGAACGTTTTTATTCACGGTAGTTTTGAGGTCTTGCCACAAAGTGGaaacatttctttatttctgcattGCTTCAGCTCAGCTTTGGATGTGAACTTCTGTGGACGTGTGCGTCTGTCTTACTGGAAAGCCGACTTTCTTACCAGTTAATATTCTGGTTAAACAGAGCAGATTTTTACTCAAGGATTCAGGATTTCTGCTTAAGAAAAATGTCCACATAACATGATGCTACGATTTACACCATTTACCTTTCTTCTTACTTTAGTCTCATTAGACTacaatgttttttgtttgttttgactTCAGTAATGGCGtctatgtgttttttattttcttatttacgAAGGTCTATCACCTTGTACATGACTGAGTCATAAATATCACCATAACATTTAGAGAGACGGCCTGACCTAGGCATTGTGGCTATAGTTTCATACACTTGAGAGTTCATTGTTCTTTGCCTTTAAAATAATCTTGTGTGTTCCTTCAGATACATTGAATCTCTTAGAATGTGGCATCTTGGGCTGTTTTTGAGACCTTGTAGTCTGCAGATTGTTAGACAGGTTCtgattcaacaggtctggcagtgatcatgtctgggtgtggctagtgaaattgTCAATGGAATTTGATTGATTAACTGCTTAattggttgatttagtagctaaggggGTCATTAATGCAAATACCTGGCTTACAATAAAGTAAAGTCACAAACCATGTCTTAATGCACCAGTACTGGGTTAGCTTACTTTTACAGCTGTGCCATCCGAGtgccacatttatttatttataatataaattaaaatattatgtacCTGTTAGGTGCATTTGGTGGAAAGATACAATTAAAAAGCGCTGCAGTTTTATAAtctttatatgtttttattcatgCTCTTTTCATCCAGCTTGGAGTAAATAATTTGCCAGGATTCACATTACAACCAAATATGGTCTTATAGACCCGCCGATGGCCCATCAACACCAGATCATCTTAACGGCATGCTCTGAGTGTAATAACAGGCAAATCAGTGTTTGCAATCATTTCTTAATGTGATCACATATTCCCTTGCTATATCTCACTGTAATGAGAAACACGGAAACACATC is a window of Trichomycterus rosablanca isolate fTriRos1 chromosome 22, fTriRos1.hap1, whole genome shotgun sequence DNA encoding:
- the LOC134335991 gene encoding somatostatin receptor type 5-like, producing MDISSADPSAIAELWGNLSLPGFFLNETFFNETCLFNTSNCTNGTSVGSRPGIGVAGVLIPLIYIIVCIIGLGGNTLVIHIVLHYSKTESVTNIYILNLAIADELFMLGLPFLAVQNAMMSWPFGSFMCRLVMTVDGINQFTSIFCLTVMSIDRYLAVAHPIQSSRWRRPQVAKAVNGSVWAMSFLVVLPMVIFAGVFEEGGTCNINWPESCKICRAAFIIYTSTVGFFFPLLVICMCYLLIVVKIRSSSKKVHATSSKRRKSERKVTRMVVIVVAVFVFCWLPFYALNIINLIVFPPPSELQGLYYFVVVLSYANSCANPIVYSFLSDNFKRGFRKALCRSSRKVESHELTDRQEQEERKQILMPRESLRRAVREDEDEEEEEDREEVTEVTEICKITQNGNGSGQSARALLLERTLAPGLSEPSSPRGDGFGKGSGFVPTTALLNGAKNGSVKPLPEEPVEKKTSLEISYL